The window TTAGATAATACCACAAAAAGAGAGAATTTAAGCTTGTACAATTGAGATTTTCATACAATTGTTATGTTTCTTATATAGTTTGGTATATATTCATATGGCTTTATTCTATTCGTAATTTTTATATGTGTATACTAACTTAATATATGAATATATACTCTTTTTCTTCGAGGGCAAGGTCATCACAAAGTCGCTAATTTACCTTGGCTAACACTTGTTACATCATGACTCAAGAGAGGTCTTAAGTATAATGGGGCTTCTTCGAACTTTCTCCAACCCGAGCTTAGGTTGAGGCTGATTTTAGCCAGATGATCAGCGCAACAATTCCCTTCTCTATAGTCTCCACACGTTTCAGTTGACAGTCCCATTCTCTATTCTTTACACCTTTTATCCTTTTGAATATAATTATTTTAACCACGCCTAGCTGATTGCTCCAAGAATCATTAACACCTGTCTCAGTAAGCACCTAACTTTTTCCCAACCAAAGAGAGTGAAAATTAGATGCATACTTTTTTTCATTAAAGCTTAGACATTCAAGATCCCAGATCAGATTGACTTGAAACCTTGAGGTTCAAGGCGTTCAAGGCGATGGCTGTGCCTATTAAGTATTAACGATAGGGAGTAAGCATTTTCCAAATCCTTGAGGAAAACATCCATGATCTCAATTTAAGTTTGTACCAGACGAAGAACGATTGTTTTGATTCTTCAGCACAAGGTAATTAAAGAGACACAAGAAATACAGACCTAAGCCCAAAaaagttaaaacaaaaattggccaaaaggAAATTACAGATGGCCAATCACAAACTGAAATTACATCGTGCTAATGACCATCGCATGAACCATTATTTCCACATAAGAAGTCAAAGAAAGGATGATGGTCATCATAACCTCCTTTATCGGTAAAGGATCTGGTGGCCGAGGAAGTTGAAGGAGTAGCAGTGGAATATCCAAAATAGTTTGAAGGGAAAGAACAGCTTGCTACTGCTGCTGCAGTTCTTGATTGTAGAGTTCCAGTTGGTTGCTGAGGAAACAAGTCCAAAGTCTCTTGATTAAATTGCTTTGAGTTAGACATCACGCATTCTCCATTGGCTCTGAATGAATGCATCATATCATTGGACTCCTGATTTGCTTGATCATGAAGTGCCCTACCAAGCAGCTTGCTTTTCTCGAGTTTCTCTGGCAAAATTGGCCTCCTCTTGAAGCTTCTTGGAAGAAGCACCTTGGATAATTGCTGCTGCTGATGACATAACCCCGTTTCCGGATATGGCATGTAATATGGGCTGCAAAGAACTGAAAGCTAGCTTGCATACATTAGAGAAACTAGATAGCGATCATCCGTGAAAAAAGAAGGGTTGAGTTAGGAGGAATATTAAAGAATGAGACCGGAGAATAATAGTGAGCTATATTTAATTAATGGGCGGATCATTTTTgaaaaagcaaaaggaaaatatGAAGGAAcataattttaagaaataaagtgaattaaaaaaaaggatatcCAGAAAAAGTTGAATGTTATGAATACAACAGGGAGACTCTCAACAAGAAAGTCTGACAGAAACCTTTAGTCTCCACTCAAGCAAAAAAGCATGTTCCTCTTTTGAAAACGGCACTTGCTTGGAAACCTAGGTAGCAAAGAAATCTACAGAAATAGACAGTTCAGGAAATATTAGACTAATGCTTTTTTCCACATATCGAACCCCAGTGCGTGATCCCGTCAGATTCCAATTGTAATTAAGAGAGACAAATCAATCTCTAAACAATATATGGGTCTCCAACATTACATTATACATCAATAAGTGTAAACTCTGGAGAAAAGCAGAACAAAACAGAAGTATAGAGAAATGTATTAGAGAGAAAGACCGACCATTGGTACAAGGTGGAAGGACAGAGGCGGTCTTATGAAGAAAGCGATTGAAAGGTGAAACATGATCCTGCTTTTGCTTCTGCCTTTGCCTTGCTTTGTGATTCTGGAACCAATAAAACACATTCTTGCCCTCAATGTGCCCATAAGCCCTTAGCCTGTTAGTGATCTGTTGTATTTGCTCTGCACTTGGAGTCCTTAGCCCTTGCTTGTACAAGCTTTCAAGCATATCTATTTGCTCCTTTGTCGGGTTCCATCTAGAACCAACTGGAGCTCCTCCAGAAATAGGCATATCCAAGTTATCATGACTCTCCATAACGAAAATAAAGAAACCCTCAAAATGTACCACTGAAGAAGCCTTGGGGTTTTAAGAATATTAGTTGTGCTTGTGCATGGCTTCTTCTTTTGCCTTCTTCTATTATGTTGATGcatgcatatatatacatacatacatatatatatatatattcgttGGACAGAGAAATTTAGAGGGTCAAACAGAAAGGAGAGAGAGGTTGACATGCGTATTGTTTTTGGTGCTGAAAAAACTCTGAAAACATGGCGGGTAGCGGCTAGGGCTAGCTGCATGCACGAA is drawn from Coffea arabica cultivar ET-39 chromosome 1c, Coffea Arabica ET-39 HiFi, whole genome shotgun sequence and contains these coding sequences:
- the LOC113742670 gene encoding WUSCHEL-related homeobox 2-like, producing MESHDNLDMPISGGAPVGSRWNPTKEQIDMLESLYKQGLRTPSAEQIQQITNRLRAYGHIEGKNVFYWFQNHKARQRQKQKQDHVSPFNRFLHKTASVLPPCTNVLCSPYYMPYPETGLCHQQQQLSKVLLPRSFKRRPILPEKLEKSKLLGRALHDQANQESNDMMHSFRANGECVMSNSKQFNQETLDLFPQQPTGTLQSRTAAAVASCSFPSNYFGYSTATPSTSSATRSFTDKGGYDDHHPFFDFLCGNNGSCDGH